The sequence below is a genomic window from Streptomyces sp. NBC_00582.
GTCGTGTTCGTGCAGGAGTGCCCCTTGGCCTGTCAGGCGGCGGTGCGCGAGGAGTTGGGGACCTCGCACCCGTACCGGGCCGCCGTGCCGGGGGAGGGGTCCGCGGGGTCGCTGATCCTCAGCCGGTTCCCGCTCACGCCCGTCGAGGGGGTGGCCGGGAACATGGGGATGCCGGGGGCCGTGGCCGAGGTCGACGGGCATCCCGTACGGCTCCAGCTCGCGCACCCCGAGCCACCGCTGCCCCGGCAGATCGGGCTGTGGAAGCGGGAACTGGGGCGGCTGCGGGACTTCGCCGCCCGCGCCCGGCGGGAGGGCGGTCCGCTCGTGCTCGCGGGGGACTTCAACGCCACCCGGGACCACGCCGCCTTCCGCCGCGTCCTGGACACGGGGCTGCGGGACGCCGCCCGGTCGGCCGGAGCCGGCCGCGCTCCGAGCTGGCCGAGCCGGACGGCACCCGTGTTCGGCGCGCAGATCGACCATGTGCTGGTGTCGAAGGAGTTCTCCGCCCGCCGCGCCCGCTTCCTCCACCTCGACGGCACCGACCACCGCGCCCTGCTCGTGGATCTCACCCTCCACCGGCCCTGACGGGCCCGCGCGACCGGCCTTGAGGCACCGCCGAGACCGGCCTTGAGGCACCGGCGAGACCGGCCCTGAGGCACCGGCGAGACCGGCCTTGAGGCACCCGCGAGACCGGCCCTCATGCCCCGCCGAGACCGGCCCTCATGCCCCCGCACGGCCGTGCCCATAATGAGCCCATGTCCCGCGAGTTCCCCATCGGCCTCACGCCTCCCGACTGGCTGGTGCGGAACCTTCGGCCCCAGCCCGCCCCCGTCAACCGGGCCGCCGTGGCCCGCGCCGCCGTCGCCATGACCCTCCCCCTCGCGATCGGCCTGGCGGTGGGGCAGCCCGCGTACGGGGCCCTCGCGTCGATGGGCGCCCTGTCGGGCGTCATCGGCGACACCGCCGACGCCTACCGCATGCGGATCCTCAACATCGCGATCCCCCAGCTGTTCGGCGCCGTCGGCATCACGCTCGGCGCGGCCGTGTACGGCCAGGGGTGGCTGGCCGTCGTCGCCGTCACCGGCGTCGCCCTGGTCTCCGGGATGATCTCGACGATCGGGGCGGTGGCGTCCGTCTCCGGGCTGCTCCTCCTGCTGAACTCCGTCGTCGGGGCCGGGCTGCCGATGCCCGGCGCGTGGTGGCTGGCTCCGCTGCTCATGTCCGGCGGCGGACTGCTCGTCCTCCTCCTCGCCCTGCTGGCCTGGCCGCTGCGCTCCGGGGTGCCGGAACGCACCGCCGTCGCGGCCACCTACCGCACGGTCGCCGATCTGCTGGCCGCCTGCGGCAGCCCCGTCCCGGGCGCGTACGAGGACGCCCGCCACACCGTCACCCAGTCGCTGAACCAGTCGTACGACCTCGTCCTCGCCCGGCGCGCCCGCCACCACGGCCGCAGCCCCGAACTCGCCCGGCTGCTCGCCCAGTTGAACGCCATCACCCCGGTCGTCGAGGCCGCACCCGCCGCCCATCTCCACGGCAGGCCGCTGCCGCCGGAGGTCCCGGCGGCCGTGCACCACCTGGCGCGGGCGATCGAGACCGGCTTCAGCGGCCCCCTCGCCCTCACACTCCCCGTGCCCGGCTCGGAGACCGGCCGGGCCGTCGACCACGCGCTCCGGCACGCCGCCGAGGTGGTGACCGCACCCGGCATCGACCCTCCCCACGGACCCGAGGACGACCGCCTGGGCCGCCCGGCCCGCCTCGGCACCCGCACCGCCCGGGCCGCCCGCAACGTCGCCCTCTCCGCCGCCTCCTGGCGGTACGGGCTGCGGCTCGCCCTGTGCATCGGCCTGGCCCAGGTGCTGGTGTCGACCGTCCCGGTCCCCCGCTCCTACTGGGTGGCCCTGACCATCACCTTCGTCCTCAAGCCCGACTTCGGCTCGGTGTTCTCCCGGGCCCTACTGCGCGCGCTCGGCACGGTCGCCGGCCTGGTGGTCGCGGCCGCGGTCCTCTCCCAGGTGCCGCGCGGCTGGTGGGACGTACCCGTGATGCTGGTCCTCGCGCCGCTCATCCCCGCCCTC
It includes:
- a CDS encoding FUSC family protein translates to MSREFPIGLTPPDWLVRNLRPQPAPVNRAAVARAAVAMTLPLAIGLAVGQPAYGALASMGALSGVIGDTADAYRMRILNIAIPQLFGAVGITLGAAVYGQGWLAVVAVTGVALVSGMISTIGAVASVSGLLLLLNSVVGAGLPMPGAWWLAPLLMSGGGLLVLLLALLAWPLRSGVPERTAVAATYRTVADLLAACGSPVPGAYEDARHTVTQSLNQSYDLVLARRARHHGRSPELARLLAQLNAITPVVEAAPAAHLHGRPLPPEVPAAVHHLARAIETGFSGPLALTLPVPGSETGRAVDHALRHAAEVVTAPGIDPPHGPEDDRLGRPARLGTRTARAARNVALSAASWRYGLRLALCIGLAQVLVSTVPVPRSYWVALTITFVLKPDFGSVFSRALLRALGTVAGLVVAAAVLSQVPRGWWDVPVMLVLAPLIPALTPRGYGYQTAAITPVILLLSDVLNHQGTGLLLPRLVDSLIGCGIALVAGYLLWPESWHTRVGDKLADAVADTARYVDAAFGPDVDPAARARMRRRLYRDLSVVRTEFQRALTEPPPTGSRAAAWWPLVVAVERIVDATTAARVRVKHGAEPPSGPELAQVTLQLRELARGLRDTETLYPVRTDLTGPADSVLEPLRQEVAAARAITSPSG
- a CDS encoding endonuclease/exonuclease/phosphatase family protein; its protein translation is MFAAGTRWRALGARGAGAVLAGVSGVVACRALDTDAVTPVPQLLAFLPWLLVPAGGAAGVAVLARWWPGAVWAGVALGLLAWYLQPYGGGDGPGGTPVAEVRVLTSNVEFGWATGSLIPVVRREKPDVVFVQECPLACQAAVREELGTSHPYRAAVPGEGSAGSLILSRFPLTPVEGVAGNMGMPGAVAEVDGHPVRLQLAHPEPPLPRQIGLWKRELGRLRDFAARARREGGPLVLAGDFNATRDHAAFRRVLDTGLRDAARSAGAGRAPSWPSRTAPVFGAQIDHVLVSKEFSARRARFLHLDGTDHRALLVDLTLHRP